The DNA segment CTCCACCGGCGTCGCCCTTCGCCTGGGACCCGAAGCCTTCAGCAGTAGCCCAAACCCTAGCGGGGTCATCGGATCGACCCCAGGTGGTGCGGCCCCGCCGGGTCGAGAACCGCCTTTCTCCGTCTTCTCGGTACTGGTAGTGACGCTGCTGGTGCTGCTGATAGCGGCCACGTTCCTGTGGAACCTGCTTGTTCTGGTCACCATCCTGCGGGTCCGCGCCTTTCACCGTGTGCCGCATAACTTGGTGGCCTCGACGGCCGTGTCGGACGTGCTAGTGGCAGCGCTGGTAATGCCCCTGAGCCTGGTGAGCGAGCTGTCGGCGGGGCGACGGTGGCTGCTGGGCCGGAGTCTATGCCACGTGTGGATCTCCTTCGACGTGATGTGCTGCACCGCCAGCATTTGGAACGTGGCGGCCATCGCCCTGGACCGCTACTGGACTATCACGCGCCACCTGCAGTACACGCTGCGCACCCGCCGCCGCGCCTCGATGCTCATGATCGCGCTCACCTGGGCGCTCTCCGCTCTCATCGCCCTCGCACCACTGCTCTTCGGCTGGGGCGAGGCGTACGACGCTCGACTCCAGCGCTGCCAGGTGAGCCAGGAACCCTCCTACGCCGTCTTCTCCACCTGCGGCGCCTTCTACCTGCCGCTTGGCGTGGTGCTGTTTGTCTATTGGAAGATATATAAGGCGGCCAAGTTTCGCTTCGGTCGCCGCTGCAGGGCTGTGCTGCCCTTGCCCTCCACCGTGCAGGTGAGGCGCGGGTTGGGGAATGGGGATTTGGGAAAGGGGTCGCTgagggacgaggaagcctggcgAAAGGAAGAGCTGGAGGTGCAAGTTTGCACACTTGGCGGAAGCTTTTCAGGTTGGCCACTCGGAGCGCACCCTGAGTTTGCCATCTGCTCTGCTGCAGCGCACGCGGGGGAGCTCAGCACTCGCGCCTGGCGTGCACACGAAGGGTTCATGAGTAGATGGTgcgcggggaggggcggggcgggggaaggAGTTCCAGCACCTACCCACTAGGACTGGAGCTGGAGCGGGCACCGCGGCACCACGCGGCTGAGAGGGGCGGCAGGAGCAGTGTTGCTCGGTAGCGTTGAGCTCGCGGCGGATCCCCTGTGCCCTCCGTTGCTTTTCTCCTGGAGCTATTGTATCCGTGGGAGTCAGTCGCCAGTTTCCTAGCCGCGGCTAGACCAAGCGTTACCGCAGGAGGCTGGAAATTCGTCCTGCCGTTGAACCTTCTGTGACCATTCGCCCCGTATTTTTGTCTCCACTGCACCCTCATTCACCCCTGCAGTCCCGAGACTATTCACTCTATTGGCCAGCTTCCTGCCAAGGGGAAAGGGAGGATAAAAATGAATCCAAGTatcacttttctttcactgtCTCAACCTCAGTGGTATCCTTCAGTGACAGGACATTGGGGCAGTTACTTAATCTCTGTGGGCGTTGTTTCCTCCTCTTTAGACGTAATAGAGCTCTTGGCTTACGTGAGATAAAGAATGCAGAcacttggcacagtgcctggcaaacGGAGGTGGAGGGGTCGCAGTGCTGCCTGGAGCGAGGGGACCCTCAGGGCCAAGGCGTTGCCGGGCAATCTACAATGGGCGCCggaaacgaatgaatgaatgagagggaGGAACCTGCATTTGGCAGAACTTCTCTCCACTGTCTTTAGAATGGGGACTTtctgccttttttgtttgttttttagtctgTAATTCCTGtcagactcttgagaccccatggactctagcccaccaggctcctctgtccatggggttctccaggcaagaatactggagtggactgccttttcctcctcctggggatcgtcccaacccagggatcgaacttgcacagcggtagattctttactgctgagcaacctgggaagcccctctgcctTTTGGCCAGACCCTAATAGATCCTAGCTCCCTCCTCACCCTGGAAGCCTCGAACTTTTCTTTTGGGTGAGTGTGGGCTTAGGAATTATTGCCTCTTTCCTAATACAATGTATGGACCAGGGGAAGGGGACatgaggagggaaagaaagagggtaagtttttttcttgttagctttgttttaattttgtaagtTAACTCAGATGCTTAGGTTATTcaaatgtgtgtatttttaaaagcaggcATCTCCCGCCCCCGACACCCTTCATGAAATGGCAGAGGAGTTTTGTCGGATAAAACGGGGAATGTCAAGTCTATAATTGGAAAGTGTTGTTAGGGGAGAGCTTTATTCAGAATTAATGATATCCTTTGAAAGGTCCCTTGGAAATGCCTGGGGTGATTATCCTTTTTCTATCTGATTGCCAAGGCAGGGCAGACTTTTACTAGCTACATCGATCCAGGGTGCACCCAGAGAAATCATGGTGAAATGGATGCCAGAAAGGCTTGCCATGCCTGAGTTTAGTATTCATTTTTGACAGACCCTGTTCAAGCAGTTGATAACAAAGCAGATGTGCCTGGATGATGGGGGACCTGGACAATCAGGATGGTCACTTGTAGGGGGAAAGTTCTCTGGGAGGCAGGGCAGCCTGGTGATTTAGCCACCTGCCAGCAATGAGCTTCTTTCACATTTTGGGCTGCAAGCTTTCTCCTCTAAGACACAACATTGGTCTAAGTCATGGCTAAGAGTCTTGAATCATATGATGCTGAGGTTGTAGATGAGATGGGTTCCAGAACATCCTGCTTCTTTAGGCTCCAGCAAGCCATCACTCAAACTCCTGGGTAATGTTGCAGAGTCAGCAGTTGCAAGCTTGTTGACCACACCCAAACAGAAATTTTAACCTGCCAGAAATACATTAATTCTAATGTGCCAGAAATACTCTGTCTGTGCCTTCCCCCACCTGCTTTATAAAacaatttaattggaggatagttggtttatgatgtgttggtttctgctgtacaacaacatgaatcagccataagtatatatacttcccctctctcttgagcctcctttgcacccctctaggtcatcccacccttctaggtcatcacagaggcgCGTCTGGGCTCcatgtgttatacagcagcttcgcACTAGCTCTCTGTTTCACACATGctagtgcatatatgtcagtgCCACTCTCTCagtttatcccaccctctccttccaccccTGTGTCCATAAGACCGTCCTCTACATCTGTGTTgctattcttgccctgcaaataggttcattaggaccattttctagattccatatatatgcattaacatgtgatatttgtttttctcttcctgactcatttcactctgtataacctGTTTTTCTCTGCATTCCAGGGGAAATGAGTAGAGCTGAATTTAGGTCCTGCAAAATGTCTTTATTGCTTTCTGTGGGTGATGGGAGCACTTAGGAAGGCAGAAGGCCTCTGGTCATGAGGTTGTGCACACCCTTCACCTTTTTCAGGATGCTGTGACTAGGTTCCCAACACTAAAATAGGATCAGGGAGGGATCTGCAATCATGCCTCAAGTTTTGAAAGTAGACATGGAAAGAAATGCTGACTGAGTGAGTTCCCTCTTGCAGGCACAGTGACCCTTTACCTTCTTcctcttatttaatcctcaggcTCCAGACACATTGGCCATACAGTGTCTGTTTGTCAGGATAAGCTAAGATACGCTGAGTAACAGAATCCCCAGACTAATGGTTTAACCCAGTTTCACTCAAAGTTCAGTGTGGGTCCGGTGGCCCTCCCCctgctctctgctcttctccaggctTGTGGGTCCAGGCCCCTTGTCATCTTTAAGTTATGCTGTCTTGAACATGTGGTTTCTGAGGTTGCTGTGGAAGAGGAAGTGAGACCTGGAAATACAGCAGCTTCTGCCTGCCTTACCCAGAAGAGTCCCTTCTGTTCACAGTCCATTGGCCAGATGCTGGCTGTGAAGGCTAGGGGAACCTATGGCTCTTTGGTGAGCATTAACCGTCTTTGCCTCATAGctctcatttttgttgttgttcagtctttaagTCAAGTattactctttgtgactccatggactatagcatgccaggcttccctgtccttcactatctctcagagcttgctcaaactcatgtccattgagtttgtgatgccatccaaccgtgaCAGAGGAtgatctgtcatccccttctcctcctgccctcaatcttgcccagcatcaggatcttttccagtgagttggctcttcacatcaggtggccaaagtattggagcttcagcttcagcaccagtccttccagtgaatattcagaattgatttcctttaggatggactggtttgatttctttgtagtccaagtgactctccagagtcttctccagcaccacagttcagatgATCCAATTCAGGTGCCATAAAGTGAGTTCATCCATGACCTCACTGTTACTGGGTGGAGAAGCTAAAGTCTGTCCTGGATCTATCAATAAAATCACTGTTCTTTTCATCCCTTTTTCATTATGATGTGCTTTCTCCAGGAATTTAATTTCTGAGCACTGTCACAAGCATCTACTTCATGGGAGTGAGACAGTCGTATCCCAGTCAAGGTGGGTCATGGggatgtcaactgaaaaaaaaatacaacctaaaagttgagaattctgttttctttagCAGACTTTCTGAGAACTTCATCCTGGAAGACAGgttctcagatagctctgaggttACTCATTGTGTCatctcgttgcaaccccatgggctgtagcctaccaggctcctctgttcatagagttttccaggcaagaatactggagtgggtctccatttccttctccgggtgatcttcctgacactgggatccaacctgtgtctcctgcattggcaggtggattctatacctcCTGAGCCATTGCAGAAGCCCATCCATAGGGAGCAGGATCTCAAAACTGTGAACACCTTTGTAGGAGAGTTGAACACAAGTGAATACAGAGGCACCACCCGCTTCTCTCATCCTTTTTCCCATCTCATAGATGGGACACCATGATGTAGTATATTCTGCGGTCCCTAATGCATCCCCCATGGGTTATAATTCTTTCCTACTATCCTATACTCTTTACTGCTTAGAAGAGGAAAACAGCAAAGTCAATAGAgattgtttgtttgatttttaaaatgcaacatCAAACATTTTGTTCGTTTTAATTGTTTGTCTGATAGCTGTGCCTGATACCAGGGCATGCTTATTTATTAGGCATAGTGGATACACCACCGAGAGCCGCCAGACTTTTAGGGGCCCATGGaaattgtttaatttcttttagagGGAAAGTGAATATAACAGTAATGAATATGTAATAATGAGTTCAGCCTTGATTATATTAGTCTTTATAATAATATgatcataaaatataatttttaatattttttaatggaagaatGGCCCACAGAGGCACGGATGCCTCAGGCTCAAGGAGGTTATAATGCAGCCTTGGTTGATACCTTCTTTCATTCACTCAATCAATAAACATGTGCTGGGAGACAGCGTGCACATTGGTTAAGAACCTGGGATTTGGAAACAAGGAGACCTGGATTTCAATTCTTTTTGTGCCACTTATTAACTCTCTAGCCAAGTGAGTTCAACTCCATCTGCATTTCCCTGTAGGTAAAATAGAAATATTGCTATCTGCCTCTTA comes from the Bos taurus isolate L1 Dominette 01449 registration number 42190680 breed Hereford chromosome 2, ARS-UCD2.0, whole genome shotgun sequence genome and includes:
- the LOC523484 gene encoding 5-hydroxytryptamine receptor 5B; protein product: MPRAMEAANLSVASTGVALRLGPEAFSSSPNPSGVIGSTPGGAAPPGREPPFSVFSVLVVTLLVLLIAATFLWNLLVLVTILRVRAFHRVPHNLVASTAVSDVLVAALVMPLSLVSELSAGRRWLLGRSLCHVWISFDVMCCTASIWNVAAIALDRYWTITRHLQYTLRTRRRASMLMIALTWALSALIALAPLLFGWGEAYDARLQRCQVSQEPSYAVFSTCGAFYLPLGVVLFVYWKIYKAAKFRFGRRCRAVLPLPSTVQVKEDPQEAEMVFTARRPTVAFQTSGASWREQKEKRAAVMVGILIGVFVLCWIPFFLAELIGPLCACSLPPIWKSVFLWLGYSNSFFNPLIYTAFNKNYNNAFKNLFTKQR